The sequence below is a genomic window from Clostridium putrefaciens.
AAAAGGCTGCTAAAGAAGCCTTATATGGATCTGATCCAAGTAATGGTGCCTTATACTATTTCGACGATAGCGTTACTAACAAATGGCTTTTATCAAAAAAAGATGCTGTAGTTATAGGTAAATTGATATTTAAATATTAGTTCATGAAAAATAGGCTATATAAGTATACTTATATAGCCTAAAGCATCGCTTAATATTTATTCATGTCTTAGTTAAAAAAAATGAGAATTCATTCTAAAATTTTAAATGGAATCGCGATTTGTATTAAGATATATTTTTAAAACGGCATAATTAATTGATTAAAAAGTAATTTCATCTGGGTCAGGCCCAATTCTTTCTTCTTTATTTAAAGAAGCTATCTTTTCCATATCCTCTAAAGAGATCTCAAAATCAAATATCTCTGTGTTTTCTTTTATTCTACTTTTAGTTACTGATTTAGGTATTGTTACAACTCCCATTTGAATATCCCATCTTAATGTAATTTGTGATATGGTTTTATTATATTTAATAGAAAGATCTTTCATAAGATCTATAGAAAAGACTTCACCTTGCATAAGTGGTCCCCAAGCTTCTAACTGAATACCATTTTTCATACAAAAATTTAAAACCTCTTTATTTTGAAGCCGAGGATGGAATTCAACTTGATTTACCATAGGACATATATTAGCTTTTACCATAATCTCACTTAAATGATGTACTTTAAAGTTACTAACACCTATGGACCTTATAAGCTTTTCATCATAAAGCCTTTCCAAGGCCTTCCATGTCTGTCTATTTAAATCTTTAGGCCAATGTATAAGGTATAAATCTAAATAGTCCGTTTTAAGTTTTTTAAGGGACGCTTCAAAAGCTCTAAGTGTATTATCATATCCATGATCCCCATTCCAAACCTTACTTGTTAGGAAGATCTCTCTTCTTAAAACATCACTTTCCTTAATTGTATTTCCTATTCCGTCTTCATTTTTATACATAGAAGCCGTGTCTATATGCCTATATCCAGCCTTTAAAGCTTCTAATATGGAATCTTTAATAGCATCATCATTCTCAATTTCAAAAGTGCCAAATCCTAAGCAAGGCATTTGTACACCATTATTCAACTTAAAACTTTTAGTAAAACTTTTCATCTTATACCTCCTGATGCTCTTAATACCTTTTTTAATATATGTATTTATTATGTAAAATCATCAATAAATCCAAATTATAAACTTAACACCTTTAAGATTATAATTTAGATTTATTATAACATAGATAATTAAATAAAGATTCACCAACCTTTTTAAATTCTATTCAACCAAAACCTAAGTCTTTCTGTATCTTACCAGGTAAACGTATCCCACCCATAAGGATACCAGGTTTTAAGGTCAATATAATAAAAAACACTCTATCGTAGACCTTTTAACATCTACTCTATAGTGTTTTTTATTATATATTGTTTTTATATTTAATTATATAGTAAATAATAGTTGTATTATTACATTTTATAAATCATTACTTTTCTATAATGTATAAATCCCTTTATGATGGTTTATTCTTCAGAAGTTACAGCTTCTTCTGTTTCATCAGCCTTCATTTCTTGTTGTTTTGCTGAGGATATTAATGCAACAACTTCATCTTTATCCTCAAGGACCTCAAGATTAGAATCTATCTTTATATCACTTACAATGATTTTGTCACCAAGCTCTTTATTTTCTACATCTATTTCAATTCCTTCTGGCATATACTTCATTTTACCACTTAACTCTAATTCAGTTAAGTAATTTTCGATCATTAAATTTTTACTCTCAATCATCCTTTTACCTGTAAATGTAATTGGAATTTTGATCTTAATTTCTTCGTTTTCGCTTATAGATTGCATATCTATATGGATGAGCTTTCCGGTTGCTGCGTCTCTTTGAACTTCTTTAACTATACATCTTGTGCTTGAATCCCCAATATTAACTTTAAATCTAGATGTCTTTGTATTATCCTTTAATAGTTTATTTAGTTCAAGAAAATCAAATTGAACAATTTTTGCCTCAAAATCTTGTCCGTAAATTACTCCCGGTATAAATCCCTCTCTTCTTATCCTTTTTACATTTGAGCTTCTTTCTAAAGCTAGTATATTATCTACTGGCATCTAATCTACCCCTTTCTTAAAATAAATTCAAGTAGACCAGTCATCTACAGTGATTTATATGCCTAATTCTATACCAATGGTTTTTTATGTCAAGGCTTATGAGCCTTTGTTTATACTTTATTAACCCTTTGTTCAAATAATTTTCTTAATATTTAGAATTTTTGGTCCCATCCACTAAAAAAAGCCTTGTTTTAAACAAGGCTTTTTACGCAATCTTTTCTATGTAGTTATAAACATATATCTAAGTTTCAAAGATGTTTTTAGCCAAGCTAAAGCTTAGAAATCATATATTTAACGTATCACATCTTTATTCACTTTATATTAAGGCTACAACTTCTATTTCTACTATAGCATCTTTAGGTAATTTAGAAATTTCAATACAAGATCTTGCTGGTGGATTTTCTTTGAAATAACTTGCATATACTTCATTCATATCTGAAAAGTCATTTAAATCTTTTAAAAACACTAGTGTTTTAACAACCTTATCCATAGATGTTCCAGCTTCCTCTAATATAGCCTTAACATTTTCAAGGCACTGCGCTGTAGCACTTTTTATATCTTCCATTAATTCATTATTCTTTGCGTTAATTGGCAACTGACCTGAAGTATAAATAAAGTTACCCGCCTTTATAGCTTGAGAGTAAGGTCCTATAGCCCCCGGAGCATCATTTGTTAATATAACTTCTTTATTCATTTCTATTCCTCCTTATTCAACTTGTGTAAATTTTAGATTAATTAATATGATTTTAAACCTAGTTAATACCTTTAACTATCTTTAACTACATTACTTAATCTATAGTATTATAATACATTTTAATTCCTTTTATTTCAACTTTTAATTCATGTACTATCCTTAACTTTATAACTAAAACCTTAATTTAAGGTTTTCTATTTATATCATAAAAGTCTTCTTCAATCCACTGCATAAGCGGCCTTTTAATTGGACTCTTATCCCCTTCATTTATATAAATTAAATTCTTATATCTTCCTGTAATCATGGATAAGTGATCTATTGCAAGTCTCCCTATATTAGTGGGAGCTAAATTTGGTGATATTACTTTTGAAACATTATCTTCACATTTATCCCTAGCTGAAAATACTATAAACTTCCTACAACTTAAAGGTCTAGCTTCGTATATACCGCAAGCCCCCTCTTCATTTAAAAATATACAAGGAATATCCTTTAAAGCATATTCATAATGTAGCTTATCCAATTCTTCTTTGCTTAATTCATAAGGTCTTGAAGTAGTTTCTACCTCTTCTTTGATTTCTTTTAACTTTGTTTTGTAAGCATTTATTTCATCATCGCTTTTATTATCTACAACATATCTTCTAATATTTTCTGCTTCAATAGCTGTAAGGTCTACATAAAGACTACAACAAGAAGAGCATCCCTTTTTACAAGGAGCAAAATGTGAAAATTGATTCATTCCCCTATTAACCTTTTCATATATGTTATTTAAAATCTCCATTGATTTACTAATAGTTAAAACTGATTGTCCTTCTAAATCAAAAATGTTATACATAGCGTAATCTGTTATTTCATCATAAACTTTCATATTAGATGTATGATTAAAGATCATGTCTTTATTCTCATAATTTTTACCTAATGTATAATACTCTTGTTTTTTTGATTTACAACATTCCTCATACGCTTTACCACTATTACAAAGACAAAGATTTTGATCTTTAACCTTTACCCTTTTTTCTTTCATAATAATACTGCCCAACTAACTCACTCCTAAAGATTTTTTAAAATTATATAGCTTCTATTGGAAAGCTTATTGCATTCTATCATATATTTAAATAATCTGTCTAATATTTACACATAAAATGGAACCCATTATATTAAATGTATTAGTTTTTCCATTTAAAGTGTATACATCTATTAAATGCATACACTTTAAATACAATTAATTTTAAATGCAAAAAGAGATATTAATTACCTTTACTTTAAACGTAATTAATATCTCTTTTATAACTTTAACCTTTTAATGAGCGTATTTAAAATAAACATAGTCTATACTATCTTTTTTAAAGTTCTCTATGATGTAATCCCACTAGGCTAGACACTGGCATTGTAAATATTATTCCTGTACCTGGTTCATTAAGCCTTCCTACTTTAATTATCTCATCCATTATATTTTTACTATTTTCTTTTTCTGAAAGTATAATTATAACCTCTTTAGAAGGCTCTACATCTAAATTAAAAAACCTTTTCCCTTCGCTTTCTCCGGTTCCTCGTCCATAGAAGGTGGTTGCACCTTTTGCTCCTACAGTTTTGGCACTTTGAATTAACTTATGAGCTCTTCCTCTATCAACTATGACTATAATAGCCTCTACTTCAAACATAAAATACCCTCCTTAAAACTTTACTATAATACCTAATAATAATACAGCAATTATAGGAGTAATGGAAGCTAGACCTATTATACCAAATCCATCAAGTAAAGGGTCGCTGCCACTTATTACAGAGGATAGTCCTATGGCTAGTGCCATGTTTAATGGAACAGTAACAGGGCCTGTAGTAACTCCCCCTGAATCAAAGGCTATACCAGTTATGCTATTTGGTGCAAAATAAGCAAGAATTGATGCAATCAATACCATTGGTATTATTATATGAGTATACGGAATACTATACATTATCTTTATCATACCAAGTGATATTCCTATACCAACCCCTGTTGCTACTGCATGAATGAGCCATTTATTATTCATGGTTCCAACTGAAAGTTCTTCTATTTCCATAGCCAAAGATGCTAACGCCGGTTCTGCAAGTGTTGTGGTATATCCAAGTATAAATGCAAAGGCTATCACTAGTAGCTTATTATCTAATAGTGGTAATTTAGACCCTACAGAGCTTCCTAGTGGCATAAGCCCAATTTCCAAACCTTTTATAAACATATACAAACCAACAGTACTTAATACAATACCTAATATAAGTGGCTTAATATCTCCTATAGGACTTTTAAGTACAAAGATCTGAAATACTATTAAAAATAAAGATACAGGTATTATATCTTTAGCCGTTAAAGCCAATCCTTTTAAAATGTTTAAAACCAAATAAACCCCTCCCAGAATGTCAAGTGTTATTTTATTTGACAAGTGAACAAATATCATTAAATATGGTTACTTATACACTAGAATGTCCCTCTACCTTACCATATCATTTTAATCCGCACCTTATTATAACAAAGTAGTCTGCTCATATCAACAAGTTGCAATTTTCTTAATACTTTGTTAACCTTTTAAATATCTTATATTTAAAGAATATAAGCATTAATACACCATCTATTCCCCATTGTAATGCCGTAATCCACCACACAGCAGTTATATTATATTTTAATATATACATAAAATAATATATTAAAGGAAGCCTTATAAAAAAGGCTGTAAATACAGATATATAAAATGGTGTTTTGGTATCTCCAAGTCCCTTTAATCCTCCTGCAAAAACTAAAGATATAGCAATAAAAGGCTGTTCTATTGCGCTTATTGCAAGGCACTTGCCTGCAAGATAGGCTACCTTTAAGTCACCCTTACCCACAAAAAATTTAACAAGAAAATTAGGCATAAAAAGAAAGATCAAAGAGAAGCTGCACATCATAATTAAAGCATAAAATGCACATTCAAAGGCAACCGTATTAGCTTCTTTTATATCCCTTTCCCCTATTTTAATTCCAACAAGAGTAGTTGTAGCAATACCAAAACTAGTACCAGGCATAAAAGATATAGATTCTATAGTATTTGCAATTTCATTAGCTGAAAAATACATACTTCCTGAGTACATAATTATACTTGTACATATAAGCCTACTTATGCTATAAGCTGCCTCCTCAAAAGAAGATGGAATAGATAGCTCTATTATTTCCTTTGCTATACTTAACGAAAACTTAAGATTCTTAAATAAGATATTAAATTTAAATCTATATTTTCTAACCATGCAAATACAAAATATAAAACCAGCTATATAAGAAATTAACGAAGAAATAGCTACAACATTTATATTTATGTGGTTTTTTAATATAATAAACATAAAAATATAATTTAAAAATATTTTAGTAACAAATTGAATCAAAGAACTTAGTAATGGAATATAACTATATCCATAAGCTATAAACATGGCATTTACCAAGCTAGATATTATATAAAAAAACATAGCTACTGCATTTATCTTACTAAAGTTGAAAGTTATATATAATAAATCACCTCTAGCTCCCATTAGATACAATATCTGATTTCCAAATAAGAATGTTATGGCAGTTATAATTAAACCCATAAATAGCCCAATCATAATTCCATTATAAGAAAAAAGAGATGCTTTATAACTATCTTTAGCACCTATATACCTTGATATTATTGATATCATACCTATTGATATACCATTTATAATAATTATATTTATAAAAATTGTAACCATAGCATTACTAAGGCCTAATATATTTACAGCTTTATTTCCTGCATATTTTCCTACCATCATCATATCAAAAATAGACATGAATGTATAAACTAACATCTGACTAATTATAGGAAGCGATACATTTAAGACGTCATTTTTTTTATTCATAAAAACCTTCTAAGAATTGTTATTAGTTATAAGCATTTCCTTATATATCACTAAATACTTATAACTTTTGTCTATATTAAAGTGTATCTTTGGAAATACTATATTAGAACCATGTTTAATGCTGGAGGGATTTATTATGAAAAAAAAATCTAATATTTTAATTATATTTTTCACTATACTTTTTACTATGTTTAATATTTCAAATGTTAGTGCTTTAAATGAACAAAAGGTAAGCGATGAAACAAAAGAAGAGATTGAAGAAGTAATAAACTCTATATATAATTCTAGATGTATGTCCTTTTTAGATGGTGATCTTTCAGCCCTCCCTACCCATTTTGACACCTCAAATAAATTTGGTAGGTGGTCCCTCGAGCATGAGGTTAAAAGAATAAAGTATCTTAGGGACTGGGCATATAAAAGAGATATGGTCTTTACTGATGTAAGCTCTCAATCTACAATAAAAAGAATAAGTCCTACTAATAAAGGTTTCAAAATAACCTTAGATGAGTACTACAAATTTAAATATAACTATAAAGAGGATGATCCTTTAACTGAAAACATATTTGGTGTAGGCTTATTACATTCATTAGAGATTATAAAAAGAGAAGATAAATTTGTAATATATAATGATTGGTATACTGATTGTTTCGAAGATGCATTAAAGGCTTATTCCGGTGAAATAAAAGAGGATATTCATATTTCAAAGTCCCCTCTTGACTTTAAAATACCTAATTATTATAAACCTAAACCTTCTTATCCTACTGTGAAAAAGGGTCAATATAATAGATTAGAGGCTGTAAATTATGCTGACAGATATTGCGGAATACCCTGGGCTATTAGTGATGGTAAAAAATATAATAAGAAATACAAAAACTTCACTGGGATTGGAGGTAACTGTACCAATTATGTATCTCAATGCATAGGTGACAAGGAAGAGGGCGGTGGATTAAACTTTGATGGGACTTGGTTTTGTGTTTATAATAAAACTGAGGGTGCTAGTGGTAGTTCTGCTTTTGTAAATGCAGATGCTTTTAAAAATTATCTTATATACAGTGGTAGAGGTACTTTAATAAAAAAAGGAACATTTAATACTCTTGCAGCACCTTCTAAAACTAATCCAAATGGAGAAATCTCAAAACTTAATTTAGGTGATGTTATTGCATACGCAAAGGGTAGTGATGTAGATCATTTTGCTATAGTTACAGGTTTTGATTCTCATGGATATCCTTTAATAAATTCTCATACTACAGATAGATATCATGTACCTTGGGATTTAGGTTGGGGAGATAAAAATATAGGCTTTTATTTAATCCATATGAGGTAACCCTTTAAAATATTTTAAATAATATCCTTCTATAAATTATTAATAGTAAAAAGACTAAAGGCTCTTGGATAAATCCTCCAAAGTCCTTTAGTCTTCATATATATATTAAAATTTATTTACTATTTATTAGATTTTACCTTGAAATAATTTCCTTTTATAATATTATGAGAAACCCAAAATCCATCTAATATGTGTTCTCTTTCCTCTTCTTTTATATCTCCAACTATACTATTGTCATTTAACAGAGTATAATTTTTATTAGTATTTACAAGAACCTTTCCTACAGAGGAATTTGCATACTTATCTTTGTCCACACCTAAAAGATAGGACAAGGTAGGTAGTATGTCTATTTGTCCTCCTATGGTATCTATAGTCTGCCCTTCAAATCCTTCACTATATATTATGAAAGGAACCTTTGGGTGCTCTTCTACCATCCATGGATAGCTATCTTTAAACAGTGAAGCATCTTCCATACAATACTTGTTTAGTCCACCGTGATCTCCTGTTATTATTACTATAGTATCTTTATTTAAATTCTTTTCTTTAAGTTCATTCATAAAGCACTCTATTTCTTTATCCACATAACTTACACTTTGAAGATACTTTTCCACCATACTACCATTTAAATCTGAAGGAAGATTTAACCTCCATTCCTCTTTTGGTACATATCCAAAGCCATAATGTGAATTTAAAATTACCCCATGTCCATAAAATGGTTTTTCCATCTTTGCTACATTATCTAAAAGTGACATTAATATAGTTTTATCTGATATACCCCCAAGGTAATTTACCTCTTCAGGCTTTATATCAATAACACGTTTATCCAAAATCTGATCAAAACCCATGTTTTCTGTAGCAATTTTGAAGTTCCAATTACCACCTTTTTCTCCGTGGAGCAATAAAGAATTATACTTATAATCTTTTAGTATCTTAGGTAGAGATTCATACTCAGTATAAGGATTTTCCCAAAAGGTACTTTTACCCCTTATAGGAAATATGCCCGTATTTGTCATAAGATCTGCATCAGAACTTACTCCCGAGTTTGTTTGATCATAAAAGTTCGGGAAATATAAACTACTTTTAATCATCTTATTCAAATAAGGAGTAATCTCTTCCCCTCTAATAGATTGATTTATCATAAAGTTTTCAACTGACTCAGTCTGAATTAAGATAACATTTTTACCTTTGAAGATTCCTTTATGATCATTTTCAGGAATTTCCTCTTTATTTGCCTTAAACCAATTTTCAATATTATCTATATCTTCCAATGTAAGTTCAGACTTTTTATTTCCCTTTAACTCATCATAAAAATCAAATGCTATATATCCTAAAGGTGAAGTATCATATATGCTACCAAAAGGTTCCCAGTAGTGGGTTATGAATCCCACATCTTCAACCTTTTCCTTAACATCTAACATCTTATGTAGGTAATTTGAACTAAATATAGCCACAATAAATACAAGGATGAATGCTAGTACCTTTCTTTTTTCCTTATAAAATAAAGCATCACTTTTGTACCTTTTTAAAATAAACGGTATGTCTATTAAAAATATTATATCTATAGGTCTTATATATTTGTAAAAATTAAATATATCCTTAAAACTTATATTTGCATGTTTCAAATAATTTAATGTAATGAATCCTCCTATAGATCTAGCAGTTATAAGATCTACAATCATAAGTAATGAAAATATAATATCTACAGTAATATAAAACTTAAGTCTACCCTTTTTCTTAAATAAAAATGCAAACGATAGAATTATAATTATTATTGAAGAATGTGTAAAAATCCTCATCTTTCTTGGATCCATAAACTGCATTATAATATTTATATTAAAAATATTTATATTATTACTATGTATAATAGACAACATAAATATATCCTTAATTAAAATAATAAAATAGGTTAATATAAACATGCAATCTACACTTTTTATTTTCTTAGTAACATTTCCAACAAAAGATCCTTGACTTTCTTCTTCTGACTTATATTTATTCATAAAATTCCCCCTAAATTATACCTAATAACACTCATAATGATATTTTTTGTACTATAAAATATTTTTTACTTTAAAATTCTTAAATCAACTCTATACTTAAATGAAAATAATCCACAGCTTGTCTTCTTTCTTTAATGCAGCCGTGGATTATTCGTTGCAGATTAATTCTTTTGACTATTTTACTAAGAAACTACATTGTTAATGAATTGAGCATTGTAAAGGTTACTATATATTCCATTTAAGGTTAATAACTCTTCATGACTTCCGCTTTCTTCTACACCATTATCAGTTAAAACTAATATTTTATCCGCATTCTTTATAGTTGATAATCTATGTGCTACAACAATTGTAGTTCTACCTTTACATAACTCTTCTAATGACTTTTGTATCATATACTCTGTAGTATTATCTAAGGCTGAAGTTGCCTCATCTAATATAAGTATTGGTGGGTTCTTAAGGAACACTCTAGCTATAGATATTCTTTGTTTTTGACCACCTGATAACTTAATACCCCTCTCACCAATGAATGTATCATAACCTTTTGACATCGACATTATAAATTCATGTATATTAGCTCTTTTAGCTGCTGTTATAATATCTTCATCACTAGCTTTTTGGTTACCATATAAAATGTTTTCTTTTATTGTACCTGTAAATAAAAAGACTTCTTGTTGTACAAGCCCTATGCTACTTCTTAAATCTTCTAAGCTTATATCGTATATACTTTTATTATCTATTAGTATATCCCCAGAATCCACATCATAAAACCTTGGTATTAAGTTACACAAGGTTGTTTTACCTCCACCAGAAGGACCAACTAAGGCAAGGGTTTTACCTGCTTGTATTTCTATATTTAAATTACTTAAAATATCTTTATCTTCATATTTAAAAGATACGTCCTTAAAATCTATCTTTCCTTTAACATTATTAAATGCCATTGGATCTTCCTTATCTTTTTCAGTTTCCTCACTTAATATTTCCATGTACCTTTTAAATCCTGTCATTCCATTTTGATATTGTTCTACAAAATTTATAAGTTTCTTTATTGGTTGAGTAAACATCTTAACGTACAATATGTATGCCATAAAGTCTCCAATATTTATCTTTCCCTGATAAGTAAAATATCCACCAACTATTAAAACTACATAATCTAGTAGATCTGTACAAAATCCAAGGCCTGAATGGTATTCAGCCATAGCTTTATATGCTCTTTCCCTTGCTACCTTAAAATTTCTATTTCCTATTTGGAACTTTTTAAGTTCATGATTGTGACTTACAAAGGCCTTTGATACCCTTATTCCAGATATGCTGTTTTGTAAACTAGCATTTATATCCCCTGTTTTAACTCTAGTTTCCATAAAGGCCCTTTTCATCTTATTTCTTTTAACAAAAGCAAATATAAATACAAACGGAACAAATGCAAAAACTATTAAAGTTAAAGGTGTATTTATTGTGATCAATATTAAAAACGAACCTATTATCATAACTATTGATATAAACAAGTCTTCCGGACCATGATGTGCAAGCTCTGATACATCCATTAAGTCGTTAATCATCTTTGACATAATATCCCCTGTTTTGTTGTTATCAAAATAATCACAAGGAAGTTTTTGAAGGTGTTTAAATAAATCCCTTCTCATATCTGCTTGCATCCTAACACCAACTACATGCCCCCAATACTGCATAAAGTAAGTGCAAGCAACCTTAACTATATATATGACTAAAAGGGCTCCTGCAAATATAGTTATCATTCTTAAATTTTTATTTGGGATGCTATCATTTACTAATTTTCTTGTCATCATTGGATAAAACAAATCACATAAAACAGCTACAATAGCAAATAGCATATCTAAAAAGAAAAGTTTTTTATAAGGCTTGTAATAACTTACAAACTTTTTGAACACTGACCCATCACCTCAATTATTATAGATAGTATTTAAATTTCTTAAGCTATTATTTATAAGGATACATAAATACCACCTTATTATTTAGAATTAATCTTAATTACTTATCTGTATTTAAATCTTTATAACCACACTCCTCAAACCTATTTACTACTTTACCATTAAACTCTACCTGCTCTAAAAACATAGAAAGTGGCCTAACCCATATACTCATATCTCCATATTGCGGTTGGTAAACTACCATATCTTCAAGAGTTTCAGAATGTTTAGCTATATATATAACTTTATAATAATTCCCCTTAAAATGTTTATAAAAGGTTTCATTTTTAATTTCTCTTTTACTAACCATATTTAAAGCTCCCTTTTATTTATTTTCATACCTTCTTATATTCTATCACACTATTATTTTAATTTACATATACCTTTTTTATAATATATTAAATAATATATTTACATTTGTCACATAATATATTAATATTAAATTTGTCTATTTTACAATCTTGATGTGCTAAAGTGACTTTTATTTATGTATAAACATAAATATTGAAGTAAAATGGCATAATACAGATTAGAAAAGGAGTTTATAATGAAATTATTTCAAAATCTTATGGATGAAACTTTAGAGGTTGAAGACTTAGAAGAATTAGAATCAGCAGCAGATCTTTTTCAATTTGGAGCTGAAAAAGGATATTATAACAAAAGACAATCTGATGAATTCAATAAGTGTTACTGGGACATAAAACACAGATTTTTAGCTAAAGAATTAGCAGAAAACATAAAAATCAATAGATTAGATCTTATTAACATAATTGCTAATGCACCTGTGGAAATTAAAAATGATAGGAAAGAACTATCTTTTTATGTAAATGGTCGAATAAAGGCTTTAAAGGGAAAAATAACAGGCTTAAGATAATTATCCTTAATAAATTTAATTTAAATATTAAAAGGGATATCTAAAATAGAAATTAATTTCTATAATGGATATCCCCTTTTTTACAAGTTTGTTTGTGTAATATAATATATTAATCTAATAAATTCTATTATTGAAACTATAAATATGGTAATTAAAAAATATGGATAAGCTAAAAGTTTTATGCTATCTATTTTAATAATAAAATAAATAGCTACTGAATTTATTATAATTAAATAAATCAGTACTAACCTTATCTTATTATTTTTAACTTTACTCATATATACAAGTAACATTGCACAAATTATAACTCCCATAATAAGACATACTATATATACTTTTATCCAATAATTATTTAGGAATGTTTCTTTATACACCCGATTTTTAAAAACTAAATATCTCATGACCCCCATCTTTTTCTTACTTAAATACTGCATTACAAAGGCAAAAGTTAAGCTGATAATCTCTAAGCTAATTAATAAAATCTTAGCTATCATTACTTTCCTGTCTCTACAGGGTTTTCCGTATTTGAACTCCATTCGTACCACCCGCCATCATAGATTGAACTATTTTTTATTCCCATGATTTCAGCATAAATCTGAACTTCTGCTGCTCTCCATCCTGTACCACAGAAAAATGCTAATCTTTGATCTGGCATAATACCTTCTTTCTTCCACATTGACAGTATTTCTGACGAGTTACGCATAGTATTATCTATGTTTCTAAACTCTTCTAAATGTTGTGAATCTGAGCCAGCATGCCCCCAAACTGCACCACTTGGACGACCCTTTGCTGTTATATCTGGGTATCCTGGTATTTTACCTGTATGTTCATCTAGACTTCTTATATCTACAAGCTTACTTCCTTCTTTATCTGAAAGTATTTTTTTTGCTTGTGGCATGTCTACAATATAATCTTTATTTAAAGGTACTATCGCGCCAAATGATTTTATCTTTATCTTTGGATTTTCTTTAGTTTCGATAGCATATCCTGAACCTCTCCATGCTCCAAAGCCTCCATTTAAAACTCTAACATCTTTAACACCCATATATTTCAATATCGCTGCTAAT
It includes:
- a CDS encoding 50S ribosomal protein L25; the protein is MPVDNILALERSSNVKRIRREGFIPGVIYGQDFEAKIVQFDFLELNKLLKDNTKTSRFKVNIGDSSTRCIVKEVQRDAATGKLIHIDMQSISENEEIKIKIPITFTGKRMIESKNLMIENYLTELELSGKMKYMPEGIEIDVENKELGDKIIVSDIKIDSNLEVLEDKDEVVALISSAKQQEMKADETEEAVTSEE
- a CDS encoding RidA family protein; translated protein: MNKEVILTNDAPGAIGPYSQAIKAGNFIYTSGQLPINAKNNELMEDIKSATAQCLENVKAILEEAGTSMDKVVKTLVFLKDLNDFSDMNEVYASYFKENPPARSCIEISKLPKDAIVEIEVVALI
- a CDS encoding DUF1538 domain-containing protein is translated as MVLNILKGLALTAKDIIPVSLFLIVFQIFVLKSPIGDIKPLILGIVLSTVGLYMFIKGLEIGLMPLGSSVGSKLPLLDNKLLVIAFAFILGYTTTLAEPALASLAMEIEELSVGTMNNKWLIHAVATGVGIGISLGMIKIMYSIPYTHIIIPMVLIASILAYFAPNSITGIAFDSGGVTTGPVTVPLNMALAIGLSSVISGSDPLLDGFGIIGLASITPIIAVLLLGIIVKF
- a CDS encoding MATE family efflux transporter → MNKKNDVLNVSLPIISQMLVYTFMSIFDMMMVGKYAGNKAVNILGLSNAMVTIFINIIIINGISIGMISIISRYIGAKDSYKASLFSYNGIMIGLFMGLIITAITFLFGNQILYLMGARGDLLYITFNFSKINAVAMFFYIISSLVNAMFIAYGYSYIPLLSSLIQFVTKIFLNYIFMFIILKNHININVVAISSLISYIAGFIFCICMVRKYRFKFNILFKNLKFSLSIAKEIIELSIPSSFEEAAYSISRLICTSIIMYSGSMYFSANEIANTIESISFMPGTSFGIATTTLVGIKIGERDIKEANTVAFECAFYALIMMCSFSLIFLFMPNFLVKFFVGKGDLKVAYLAGKCLAISAIEQPFIAISLVFAGGLKGLGDTKTPFYISVFTAFFIRLPLIYYFMYILKYNITAVWWITALQWGIDGVLMLIFFKYKIFKRLTKY
- a CDS encoding P-II family nitrogen regulator codes for the protein MFEVEAIIVIVDRGRAHKLIQSAKTVGAKGATTFYGRGTGESEGKRFFNLDVEPSKEVIIILSEKENSKNIMDEIIKVGRLNEPGTGIIFTMPVSSLVGLHHREL
- a CDS encoding aldo/keto reductase, whose protein sequence is MKSFTKSFKLNNGVQMPCLGFGTFEIENDDAIKDSILEALKAGYRHIDTASMYKNEDGIGNTIKESDVLRREIFLTSKVWNGDHGYDNTLRAFEASLKKLKTDYLDLYLIHWPKDLNRQTWKALERLYDEKLIRSIGVSNFKVHHLSEIMVKANICPMVNQVEFHPRLQNKEVLNFCMKNGIQLEAWGPLMQGEVFSIDLMKDLSIKYNKTISQITLRWDIQMGVVTIPKSVTKSRIKENTEIFDFEISLEDMEKIASLNKEERIGPDPDEITF
- a CDS encoding YkgJ family cysteine cluster protein; translated protein: MGSIIMKEKRVKVKDQNLCLCNSGKAYEECCKSKKQEYYTLGKNYENKDMIFNHTSNMKVYDEITDYAMYNIFDLEGQSVLTISKSMEILNNIYEKVNRGMNQFSHFAPCKKGCSSCCSLYVDLTAIEAENIRRYVVDNKSDDEINAYKTKLKEIKEEVETTSRPYELSKEELDKLHYEYALKDIPCIFLNEEGACGIYEARPLSCRKFIVFSARDKCEDNVSKVISPNLAPTNIGRLAIDHLSMITGRYKNLIYINEGDKSPIKRPLMQWIEEDFYDINRKP